The Podarcis muralis chromosome 16, rPodMur119.hap1.1, whole genome shotgun sequence genomic interval aGTCATGCCCACTGATTTCAATCAAGggtccctctagatgttgcttttattgcacattcatgatggTATCGGTGCAGTGAGACACTTTTCAGTACTGATTGCACCTGCCAGCATGGGCCAGCAGTCAGGAAGGATGGGATTTAAAGCCCAGAGAtatttggagggctgcaggttcccccacccccactcctggACGAATACAATGAATCCGTGATGCATTCCACCAGAATCTGCCCAGTGGCGTGGATGGGGAAGGGTGGAGTGGGaccaaaggggtgggggaatgaaaatCTGCAAGCCTCAGttaggaacggttgagggagttgggtaggtTTCGcttggaggagaggagactgagagctgatacaataaccatcttcaaatatctggaggatgtttccacatggaagacagagcaagcttgctttgagctgctctggagggtagaactcaaaccaaaggattcaaatgacaagcaaggaatcatagaatcatagaatcatagagttggaatagaccacaagggccatcgagtccaaccccctgccaagcaggaaacaccatcagagcactcctgacatatggttgtcaagcctctgcttaaagacctccaaagacggagactccaccacactccttggcagcaaattccattgtcgaacagctcttactgtcaggaagttcttcctaatgtttaggcggaatcttctttcttgtagtttggatccattgctctgtgtccgcttctctggagcagcagaaaacaacctttctccctcctctatgtgacatccttttatatatttgaacatggctatcatatcaccccttaacctcctcttctccaggctaaacatgcccagcttccttagccgttcctcataaggcattgtttccaggcctttgaccattttggttgccctcctctggacacgttccagtttgtcagtgtccttcttgaactgtggtgcccagaactggacacagtactccaggtgaggtctgaccagagcagaatacagtggcactattacttcccttgatctagatgctatactcctattgatgcagcccagaattgcattggcttttttagctgccgcgtcacactgttggctcatgtcaagtttgtggtcaaccaagactcctagatccatCATGGCTtaagagtaaagggacccctgaccattaggtccagtcgtggagaTTCCtgttaaacattaggaagaaatttctgagggtaagagctgcttgacagcagaaggtggtggcctctccttcactgctgatttttaagcagaggttggatggccacctgtcggggattctttagctgtggttcctgcattgtagggcgttggactagatgatccttgggcaATCCTTccaaccagtgccagatttacatataagctaaacaagctatagcttagggccccactctcttgggggccccagaaaaaatttaaaggaaaaaaaaaacccatggtgtacatttccaaaatataagataaaaagcatattatgttatgtgcaaatggctttagatacctagtaGGTCCtataaatcaccatatagcatatattcaacacacaaaaacagcgacaatttgttgttgacaaaggacagttggccatataaagggccccattaccttcagtagcttagggcctcatcaaacctaaatccggccctgcatatgaataataaaaatcattatgAGTTAGTTAGTTGTATGCAGCCCGTTATTTCTGTTCTGCACCCAACACATTTTTTTCGTTAACTCCAAATTGGACCAGTTGTATAAGCCTCACCTCCCTGTTGTTTTCAGTTACAAAATGCAGCTGCCTAGGTGTGCCCTCTTGGGTTTCCTTTTCTGCATACTCAGGTATGTGTTTGGGGAGGGAGTGGAATGTTTCACACCTGGATTAGTCAAGTTGCATGTTACTTACGGTATGAGGATTTGAAGTGTTGAGTTTCCAGTTTTCTGGGCAGGTGCACAGATTTCCTTTAGGTACCCTGTTCCCCGCCCCAGTGCTGCCACAAGTGCACTGGTGGCTTAAATCTTCCGcttcccttcttttaaaaaacaaaacagcaaacaaaGGAATCGGTTCCTCAAAACCTGATTTTCCTGTCCAGAAATGAGCACGGGGGTGGGAACGCTTTCTTCTTGGCGCTGTGCTCCATTCGTGTGCCAGGTGGGGGAGGGATAAGAATATGGGGTGGTAAATAGATTGGCGGGGAGGAGGGCGGAAACCGCTACCAGGCAAGGCCTTGTCGTGTAGACATGCCTTCGGCTTATTAGATTAAATCTGTCGCTCTCTTTCTCGCTCTGCTTCAGATCCAGCCTTTGGTAACCTGGGGCGCTCAAGAcactttggactacagcttcagTCAGCCCCAgtgataggagttgtggtccaaaatttcgggaggcagggatgggagaaactgtcagtttcctttccccattttgCCGATCTGGAGTTgagctctccacatttccgccTCTGTCCTCATGTTGGTGGTGGGaagccctcgtgaaaattcatgaGCGTATTTCTGTAGGCAGTTTTGCCTAACGaaagacatttttgcaaagccgtTTCCTAATGCATTTGGGCATTATATTTAGATACGCACTTTAATGCACATTTGTATGCGCATTTCTGTACATATGGCTGAGGAACTGCGCTGCAAAATTGGGAAgattgcagatttcaaaggaaagctgtgttttggttcttgtatTGTTCCAGAAACCCCAAAAGCAGGTCCTAGCTACCTTTTCGACTTCCCTTGATCTCCCTCACCTAGGGTCACTTTGAGCCATTGTAGGATACTCAAAGGGTGGTTAGGCCCAGCCACCCAGCCCCACTCTGAGCACTGCGACCACAGTTACACAGTGTTCTCATGGAGGGGAAGCATTGAAGGCTTGGATTGTGGTATTTATGACCCACCTGCCTGGCCTGAATTGCTTTTGACTCCTCTTTGAGAGGGAGGGAACGTAGTACAGTGGTAGACTGCTTCCTCTGCTTACAGAAAGTCTCagattcaattcccagcatctccagttaaaagggatCAAGAGACAGGTGGCGGCTGCCTGAGAccatggagagctgttgccagtcagagcaggcagtACTGAGCCTGATCTAGCCCTGATTTTTCAGAATCTTGAGGGCTAGAATCTTTATCACTCTTTTTTAAGCAGGACTGTAGCTCAACGTTAAGACTGCTTGCTATGCAATCGGGGCACCTTCAGTTAGGAAGGATCAGGATCAGCAGGTAGTTGGTGAAGGGGGAAGCTCCCCTTGCTGGCTGAGAcactggagagccgctgccagccagagcaggcAATACTGCGCTAGATGGACGAGTGTCCTGATTTGCTCACAGCTACATCAGTTTAATGGCTGCTTCTCCTCTCCCAACCTCCAGGTTCCATTGTGTGGGGAtcatcttcttcctccttggCCTGGGAACTCTCCTGCCCTGGAACTTCTTCATCACGGCCATACCGGTGGGTCCTTTGCTTTAGGCACCTTCTTCTCTGGGCatccggggcgggggggcggggaggatgaCACGTTTCCAGGGCTGAGCCCCAGGACAGGGTTGGGATATGAATACTGTAGATGCTCAGAGAGGATAtctttattagatattatccttcctcctttacgtttgtgagttcagcagaagGCACCCTTTTGCAGATTAACAGGGAAGTTTggataggctagttttagccttttgaGTTTAAGTAATCCaagatgctttaaggcagactgccTTCTCCCTTGTATTTTCCCCTTTTCTATCCCTTAAAATAACAACCAcacagtcttgtaaaaggtaaaaaaagacaacatttactcactcagaatacttgttgaagagttaacagatacagcagctttgtctGGGCAGGCTTAACATGGTAATTCAGTAAcaaagacataccgtatttttcgccctataggatgcaccggcccataggacgcacctagttttcagggggggaaatcaaggaaaaaaatatgatttcccccccgcagctctgggagcagtggacaggctgcacgcagcctgtgcgctactccaagaccttctccctgcttttgcgggaggtggcggaattgccccacctcccgcaaaagcccacaggagccccgcgtgactcctgcgggcttttcgaccaggagggagaggggactgaaacggccagtcagtcccttctccctcctcggggaaaagcccccaagagcggcaccctctttaaagggtgcgcggctcctgcgggcttttctaggaggtgggggaattcccccccccccgtagaaaagccagcagaagccgcggagcccctttaaagagcgtgaggcttttgtgggcttttgcgggaggtgggggaattcccccatctcccgcaaaagcccgcaggagggagaagggactgactctgccagtcagtcccttctccctccttggggaaaagcccccaagagccgctcgctctttaaagggtgcgtagctgctgcgggcttttctaggaggtgggggaatcctccccccctcgtagaaaagccagcagaagccgcggagcccctttaaagagtgcgcggcttttgcctgcttttgcgggaggtgggggaattcccccatctcccacaaaagcccaaaagtcgcgcgccttcctgctgccccccatcctctggggctggcgatgggggaagcgctgctttcccccaccgccagcctcaaagagcagactctcctggcttcagcggaagcaacacgaagcctccggagcgcaggcttcggaggcttcgagttgctatcgctgaagccaaggagtctgcattcgccccataagacgcacacacatttccccttcatttttggagggcaaaaagtgcgtcttatagggcgaaaaatacggtacttaggtCTAGCTTAGCAGATGTTCTCATGTTGCTGGCATGGTGGAAAGAGATAGGAAGAGTAAGAGTGGGAGCGTCTCTCACAGAAACCTTTCTAGAAAACttgcaggaaaactctgtgagcttcgTCTCCTGTcgtgtgcctatctagcaaaacatgaattgttggctTGACTGCACGTGGTTAACTATCTCATGTGCAGCTCACGCCAGGAATCATCGCCCTTGTTGCACACTCACTTCTTTGCATTTCCTGTTCTTCAAAATAAGAGGAAACTCTGAATCCAGCTGCGCTCTAAGGCCGTTTGCCCAGAATGAATTAGGCTGCATCCCTGGATCCCACTTAACCTGGAAGCAGGAACGGAAAGGATAGTCTCCATTTCACACGTATGAGTTCATTCGCAAGGCCTTTCCATCCCATTCTGGCATCAGTCCGtaaattgtttgttttaaaaaaaacagctgcACAAATATGCGGATTGCTCTTTGCCTATCCAACCCTGCAGTTCCACCTTTGGGGTGCtcagaagggggaggaggaagagaggaaatggAAGCCCCATTGTGCCAGTGGCACGCAGTGATGGAGGCTGTTTGTGATGGCAGCGTGGCTTCCTGTTGTTTGGTGCTTTGAGGAAACTGTGTCGAGTTGCGGGCTTAGCTCACCATAGCCAGCCCTGGAACTTCCATCGATTGCATAGCATGGCAGGGATGAGCAAGGTGCAgtggagcatgtgcaaagtgtccTTGCACCATGCCTCAATTAGCCTGCACGCATGTGGGTTAAGAGGGGAAGAGCTTTAACGGTCCAAcaatgtgtattgtatttttatcctgtgaaccaccctgcgaTCTTGCAATGAAATGGGGTATATAAATATCTAATAAATAACCATGGTGTAGGGCGAGTCTGAGTCCCGGCCCCTCTCTTCCTAGGGAATTGAACACACAGACACCGCTCACACAGAGTATAACCTTCTTTTCAGTATTTTCAGTCTCGGCTCATTGTGGGGAACTGCTCAGCtggcaaggaggaggatgggaactgGACAGGCCTGGGACTTGAACCCTCATCCCACTGCAGTGATGACTTTAACTTCAGCAACTGGCTGACTCTTCTTTCCCAGCTGCCTCTGCTCCTCTTCACCCTTCTCAACTCCCTCCTCTACCAATGGTGAGCTAGCTTGCTTCctgctcctccatcttggccctgATCCCATGCCCAAGATGATTGTTGCCCACCTCTGTCTCCACACTCTCCCAGGTTCCCTTTCCGGGTGCGGGTGAAGCGTAATCCCCagattcccagctttcatttaaaagaaggaaaagcaaGTGTCTGTAGAACCTGAGACGTGAGGCAAAATGTACAGGCCTGCTTCTCCCTTCTACTGTTTGACTTCGCCCCCACCTATGTGTCCAAAGTGTCCTCTGTAAACTGTGCTATAAGGGGTTAGTCACAACAAAGCCTTGATTGTGcttgcaacagccctgtgaggtaggaccaCTGTTGGTTCCATAGTACATATGGAGAGTTGAGGCAGAGAGACCAGAAACTTGCTTTGAGGGCCACCGCTcactggtagaacatctgctttgcatgcagcaggttctgggttcaatccccagcatccccaGGTAGTCCTCcactgaaaccctgaagagccactgctggtccgtttaggcaatactgagctaggaccAAcagcctgactctgtataagagcTTCCTACTTAAATCAGCCCTTTATTCAGGACCATGTGGACCAGAAACCTACTTCCTTCTGAGATGAAGGGTCATAGATCCATGGTGGAGCCTCTGATTTGATTGCAGGAGGTTCCCAGTTCAATTCCCGGCATCAGTGTTGAATCCCAGAATtgtattgttggaagggacctcaagggtcctctagtccaggaatctcagctaagacatccatgacaggtggccatccagcctatGCTTAAAgaactccagtgaaggagagtccacaacctccagaggcagtctgttccactgccaacagctcttaaaggtaaagggacccctgaccattaggtccagtcgtggccgactctgggattgcggcgctcatctcgctttattggccgagggagccggcgtacagcttctgggtcatgtggccagcatgactaagccgcttctggtaaaccagagcagcacatggaaacgccatttaccttcccgctggagcggtacctatttatctacttgcactttgacgtgctttcgaactgctaggttggcaggagctgggaccgagcaacgggagctcaccccgtcgtggggattcgaaccgccgaccatacgatcggcaagtcctaggctctgtggtttaacccacagcgccaccccaatGGCTCTTACagtcaggaaattcttcctggtgtatagctggaatctcctttcttttaacttgaagccgTGGGTTCAGTTCCCTTCCTTCCCCGTATCTCCCAGCTGCTCAGCCCCCTCCGGCTCTTATCTAGGCAGCGCAACCTTTAAGCTTTCATCTTTCTCCTTTCCACCCCTGCAAAGCATTCCGGACAAAGTGCGAATCCTGAGCAGCCTGATCGGGATCCTGCTCCTCTTTGTGCTGACGGCCGTCTTGGTCAGGGTGGAGATGCCGGCCCAGAGTTTCTTCTCCATCACCATGGCAAGCGTCTGGTTCATTAACTGTGAGTTCTGCATGGCCTAGGTGGGGCCTGGCTGTCTCTCTCAGAGCAATAACGCCATTGCCGTCTGCTCCCGAGCCCTGCGGCAGATCTGTAACCTCCAGGCTTTGAGTTTGGAGAAGAGAATGACCGAGAGCCAGtctggtgtagcggttagagagTCAGTCTAGGgccagggagacccaggttcaaatccatgcTTGGCCCCAAACCTTTTGGCCAGCTGCTGTCTCTCGGTCTGAacagcctcacagggttgttgtgagggtaagaCAGGGGTGAGGAGAACCATGGATCTGTGGCTCTGAATTTCTGGGATGAAAAGTGGAGCCAGAAGTGTAACTTTGATGTAATTTTAAAAGGCTGAGGGGAAGGGCCGTCATGCCGAAGAGGGGGAAAGACTTGCTGGCTCCGACTGGATCTGATGTGCTTAAATTACAGGAAGGCAGGTTGAGGATTAGGATGGTAAGAACAGTTTTATAatcataattataataataatttattacttatactccacccatccgACTGagatgccccagccactctgggcggcttctaacagaatataaaagaacacaacgaaacatcagacattaaaaagctacccgatacagggctgccttcagatgtctacagaaagtcgtataattgtttatctctctGGCACCTAatgggaggccattccacagtgagggtgccactactgagaaggccctctgcctggttccctgtaacttcactttttgcagtgagggaactgccagaaggccctcagagctggaccccaGTCTGGGCTGAATTATGAGGGTGGAGATACTGTATaccctataccaggggtctgcaacctttaagacaaaaagagccacttggacccgtttccgaaggaaaaaaaaactggaagccgcaaaaccgggaaagtgacgtcgggacggtgcgtgactaacgcacgcaccgcccccatgcgacgtcacagccagtacagcacctgccacagtggggagtgtcggggcgcacaatgcgcctcctcccctcgctagtatccaccccagagccgcggcaaaggtgtaaaagagccacatgtggctccggagccgcgggttgcagacccctgccctatacAGAGCCAAGGAGCTTCAATTTTATCCAGGCTAGTTttctacacacacccctctttatcctccatccagacaagcaagagatcaaggccaggcaaaaacacttgaggtgtgaatcagggccagtgagggggtgtggcttggggagagttctgagggccagacagagagacctggagggccgcatttgaAACCCTCCCCTCCGAGAcctcaggttctccacccctggacTAAATGGCCTACAAGACTCCTTCTAACTCTGTCATTCTAGGGCTGCAATCTAAGAAAAggcatctgttgttgttgctgctgatgtTCACCCGCCCTTTACCATACAGTCCTAGGACAGgtgacagcaatttaaaaattccAGTGTCGAAGGCCTATGTCAGAAACTGTCTCCTGAAGATGCTggacaagagagggagagaggaagttgCACGTCTTCCTCTGGCTGTGAGGAATGATCTCCCCTGAGGGATTGTGGTTCTTAGTgcttgggggaaaggggaaggttgccccccccccacaaccacgGTCTTAGTCCCAGTCCTGGGTGTGTGAGCTTATAAGGAAGTAAAATGCCACTAAGCATGTTGGCTGCTGACATTCTCGCCCCAAAAGTccaccttccttctctcctctcctctcgccAGCCTTCTGCGCCGTCTTGCAAGGCAGCCTCTTTGGGCAACTGGGATCCTTCCCCCAAAGCTACAGCACTCTCTTCCTGAGCGGCCAAGGAATGGCTGGGACCTTCGCAGCCACCGCCATGTTGCTCTCCATGGCCAGTGAGTATCGTGAGGAAGACAAGGAGTGTTTGGTCTGGAGAGCAAGTCCTCTGAAGACCTACTGGGAAAGTGCTGGGAAGTGGGGGgcggtttgcatggagaagagaAGATCGAGGAGgccagggggggggaggagaaccaccttcaaatatctgaaaggggtGTTGCGTGGAAAATGGCGGCAACCTGCTCTCCGTTGCTCCAGAGGGTCAGTTTAGAACCAAACAGTGGAAATCGCAGGGGAGCAGATTTCTGCTGAACATTAAGACAGAGGTGAGGAATGTCCAGCCTGTCTGTAGGCCTTAATATGCCCCTacctgtggggcaggtaaagacatgGACAGGTCAGGTTTACAGCTGACCACCAGGGCTTCGGAGTGCCCTGCAGGGTGTTTGCAAGCATCAACATTCAGCTGACCATTGGCCCTTTTCAGAGAGCAACATGAGACACTCTGATGGCTCCCTCAGTTCTGTGCAAGCCCTGATAACCAGCTGATGGTTGCTGCTTGCAGTGAGCCCTGGAGGGTGCCTTGAAACCCAATAATGAGCTGATTTGTTGGCACTTCAAAGGGACACATGCTGCACTGGACCAAAAGCAGGTCACCTGATGTCGTTgtggcatcaggtgattgacagctgGGCGTCCCCACCTCTCCACCTGTCAAACTTGATctacaggggtgggggagaaaacagTAAGAGGCACCCAGCCGTGCAGCAGGCTGCCTCAGGAAGTGGTGGGCCCCCTTTCAGGAGAGGCATTTTAATAACAGCCACTTCAGATTGCCTGCCTTTGGCTTATTAATGTGGAACGCCCAGGTGGTCTGAGGCGGAGCTGGTTTGTTGCCCTCCAAAATACCacttatattttatttatcatccattacatttatgtcccaccttttatcttccaaggatctcaaaggGGCTTAAATGCTTCTCCTCCTCAGTACGCCTCACCCTTCTGAGCCCACGTGCCTGTTCATTCCTGCCCAAAGCACACATGCATTCCTTAGGCCCAATGTGAAGTCCCCACTCGGCCCCCAACTGCCCCTTTCTCTGTAGGCTTCTCACTTCTTcatctctcttccccacctcttTCTTCATTCAGGCCTTTGCCTCTTCCAGGAACAAGAAGAAAGGACCTCTGAGGTGCACCAAGTTCTAATTCATTGGTGTTTTGAATACAACCTGCATCGTGGGGGGGAAACGCAGCAATGCTCTGTGTTTTTCTGTGCGCTCTGCTGCGATGTGGCTGTGGCACcccttacccacccacccccaagctCAGTCTCATGGCTTGCCCAGCACTCCTGCCTTTAATTCCTCCTTCCTACTAacccctctcctgtccctcacCCCCTCCTATGTGAGAATTCCTTCCTCCTGCATACTGAGTTATCACTTCTCTTTCCCAAACTGCCCCCCACCCTTCTCCACGTTCGGTCTTGAGACATCTTCACCCCAAATATTTGTGAGCATTCCATGACATGACAAAAGCTCGACTGGTGACTGGTAGAGGTTCGGAGGTGATAAGACACTGTTTAACTGCGggcttgtttgtttgcatttatgCCAAGATGCATAGCAGGGTTGTGGGGAAGGAATACGATGCGAGTTCTAGCAACCTACTCCTCACCCCCATGGGCTGTGTCAAAGCCCTGTGAGTCCAGAAGGGTAGCCCAGAAAGCACTCTCCGTAGGCTGCCCATCCTCATCTCATCGTTCTCTGGCTTTTCAGGTGGCGTGGATGCTCAGACCTCCGCTTTGATCTATTTTGTCACCCCCTGTGTTGGGACCCTGATCTCGATCATCTGCTATATCTTGCTGCCCCACAAGGTGAGTCAAAGCCTTTTCTCCCGCACCCTGGTTTTGCAAAATAAGAGGGAGCTCTTCCACTGGGTTtcaggaggggaggaagagatttGTGAGCACTGGCATGgtctaatccactttaaaaagcCAACTAGGCTAAAGCGATGTGGACAATCATGATCTCTtccccctgccaccccccacacaccatgtacagtggtaccccgggttactgacgcttcaggttacagacgcttcagcttacatactccgctaacccagaaatagtacctcgggttaagaactttacctcaggatgagaacagaaattgcgctgcggcagcgggaggccccattagctaaagtggtacctcaggttaagaacagtttcaggttaagaacggacctccagaatgaattaagttcttaacccgaggtaccactatacacatCTCCTTATTTTCACCCGTTTTGTACAGCAGATAAACTGCTTTCAGGGCACTTACAGACTGACGCAATCTTTGAGTGGGATTCATTCTGACAAATTCAGGTTACACTATTAAAGTCAATTTGGCActcctgtgcaacaaactcactcccccccccccataaaaatctgacttcttctttttgcattgctgtctaccccccaccccacaaacaaattagaaataaataaattgccagCTTTCTCTAACCTCCCCGCAAACTTTATGCAAACAAATCTGGGTTGCCTGGAAGTGAAGTCTATGAACGTGCTGTAactttattctctcccccccctccccctgttggaggcagtatagcAGGCCTCGGAGTACCAGCCActgagaatcacaagtagggaggcCACTGAGAAAACAGgatactagactagatgggtccccctttggcctgatccaggaggctcataTTGTGTTCACAGCCTTATCAGCTTCCCTTGCAGAGGTGAGGGAAGGGGCGATGGAGGAATCTGATAACACCCTGCCATTTGCAACCACGGCTCCCTTTTTTCTCTGCAGGATTTTGCTCGCCACCACCTGCACAGGAGAGCCCAGGAAGAGCCAGGCTATGAGCTGGAGACCAAGGCGGGGCTTCTTTCCCCTGGTAAGCAGCCTCCCAAGGAGTGGGCCAGCCAGGCTCCCCCCTTGAGAGTTCTTCCCAAATTGTGGAACCAATTCACAAATTGTAGGGCAGGGTGGGGAAATGTTTGGCCCTCCAGAGGCTgttagactcccaactcccagcagccccagccagcaagaccagggattagggatgatgggagttgtagtccagcaacctctagagcaggcttcctcaaacttggccctccagatgttttgagattccaattcccatcatccctgaccactggtcctgctagctaggggtcatgggagctgtaggccaaaaagatctggagggccgagtttgaggaagcctgatctagagagCTACACGTTGGCCACCCCAAGTGTACAGTTAAGTCTCCCTCTACCTGGCTGGCATCTAGACAGTTTAACTTTTTCATAAACCgctttcagggttttgttttgttaagcggtgtataaatgttacgaagtaaataaataaattgcaagggttttttttaaaaaaaccctcaaagctcaaatgatattattattattattattattattattattattattatt includes:
- the SLC29A2 gene encoding equilibrative nucleoside transporter 2 isoform X2; its protein translation is MASQGTPKDSFHCVGIIFFLLGLGTLLPWNFFITAIPYFQSRLIVGNCSAGKEEDGNWTGLGLEPSSHCSDDFNFSNWLTLLSQLPLLLFTLLNSLLYQCIPDKVRILSSLIGILLLFVLTAVLVRVEMPAQSFFSITMASVWFINSFCAVLQGSLFGQLGSFPQSYSTLFLSGQGMAGTFAATAMLLSMASGVDAQTSALIYFVTPCVGTLISIICYILLPHKDFARHHLHRRAQEEPGYELETKAGLLSPEDGLGPVPGATQGGEPLSLSNGIAIALEQEDSKCPLEIMNGSNGAGLPPPKPSVLGVLRKIWQMALCIVMVFSITLSVFPAITASVASTSENETWRKFFTPVCCFLLFNVMDWLGRSATSYFLWPEKHLRLLPAVVGLRLLLVPLLLLCNVPQREYLPMLFRQDAWFVLFMVVFSLSNGYFVSLTMCLAPKQVQPHESELAGAIMTFFLALGLSCGAGLSFILKALL
- the SLC29A2 gene encoding equilibrative nucleoside transporter 2 isoform X1; its protein translation is MASQGTPKDSYKMQLPRCALLGFLFCILRFHCVGIIFFLLGLGTLLPWNFFITAIPYFQSRLIVGNCSAGKEEDGNWTGLGLEPSSHCSDDFNFSNWLTLLSQLPLLLFTLLNSLLYQCIPDKVRILSSLIGILLLFVLTAVLVRVEMPAQSFFSITMASVWFINSFCAVLQGSLFGQLGSFPQSYSTLFLSGQGMAGTFAATAMLLSMASGVDAQTSALIYFVTPCVGTLISIICYILLPHKDFARHHLHRRAQEEPGYELETKAGLLSPEDGLGPVPGATQGGEPLSLSNGIAIALEQEDSKCPLEIMNGSNGAGLPPPKPSVLGVLRKIWQMALCIVMVFSITLSVFPAITASVASTSENETWRKFFTPVCCFLLFNVMDWLGRSATSYFLWPEKHLRLLPAVVGLRLLLVPLLLLCNVPQREYLPMLFRQDAWFVLFMVVFSLSNGYFVSLTMCLAPKQVQPHESELAGAIMTFFLALGLSCGAGLSFILKALL